The genomic DNA AAGCATACATCCTAGAAAGGATTTTCTTCTGAAGAGCTAGTTGATCATCTAGCCAGGTCTGAGGAAGGGGCCCACCCCATCTGATAAAATAATTCGAAATAAAAGAGTTCAGAAAATAAGTAGTATACAGCATATTTCGAAATAAgagttcagaaaaaaaaaatctgcatcCAAGACAACAAAACAGCAGTGGTGACTAACTGACTATCTATTCCTGTCAGGTACTAAAGATGACACCAAAGTCTTGTTGGCAGCTAAGACAGTGAGTTATGCTCAGAGGTAAACGTCAGGACATAGGACTCAGAAAAGGGGTACCAAATCCCAAAGAAAAGATTTTGAGCTTGCACATCCCTATTTTACCGACACTCCACATAAGATCAGTTTTCTTTCGCTGTCTTAATCTGACATATCCAGATGTGAGCATCCCTAGTTGCAGTTATATATTTTATAGCAAACTAATCCCCAGTGACAACCTAAAATTTAAATTACTGTCTTGTGCAGTTGAGGAATGAatgaaaataattttaaaaGATACATTGTCACAATATTATTGCAAAAGAATATCAAATCAAAATAGAATAATATAAAATCAAAAATTTAGATGTGAGGGACCAACAGCATACCAGAGGTGTAACTTACCCATGCATATTAGCCATTCGAGACCATGCAAGAAAAGCTGGCCCACCAAAGAAATCATCCAAATCTGATTTGCTAATGTTGTACCTCTTCAAGAATTTATAAGGGAATAAGGCAGAAGATATTAGGAACGCATTTGCAGGTTAACAGAAGAGTAAAGCAACAACCAGAGTATATTTTTATTTCAGATAAAAGAGTACCAACAGTCTCATAAAAAAAGTGAGCCAACATACTATAGGATCAATAGGAAGAACCAATGCGGTTACATCTTTTTTTAAAAGGGATCCAGACATTCCCCAACAAAAAGCCAATATTAAGAACCACCCCCTAAATCATTTTGTCAGCACAATCACAACATGGCACTACATGTGGAAATGCAGTGATGTGCTGCTCCGCCTGCTAATCTATATCGCACCTAGGCATTTTGTGGTATGCACCAATCCATCTGCTTAAATCTCTACCGAAGATTCTAGGCTGCTTTCATGCACCATTTCAACACCTTAGACCTTAAGGACACATGAAAATACATCGTATCGAATTATCCAGTGTACGGATTGGTTTAAAAAAGAAAGCATGTATATACCTGAAAAACCCTCTGCCATATAGACTCTTGCCCAGTGAAAGCAAGAGGCAAATTGATCCCTTGAAGAGCCATCCAGTCAATTTCCTTCTCCCAACGTTCCCAATCCCACCAAGCAAAAGAATCTACAGGGAAAGAAAAACAGTTTAAATCAGAGAAAAACAGTTGAGAAATATGTTTTACTTTACATGGATGAAAAATTGATACCAAAAGTTCACAGGAGCCCCCAAAATGGAACCAAATGGTAACAACAAAAAACTAAAACAAGGGGTAAGGTGATACAATCAGGAAACTAATCATGCCAAGACGTCCATGGGGGCATCAACGGGAATAAATCAGCGCAACCTTTTGGGAGAAGGAAAGGTAACACTGGTCCTGATGGTGATATTCACAAACAGGACCTGGAAATGCATGATCTTaacagagagagaaaagaaatacAACGAAATATAACAAGCAGAGCACAGAGCAACCCCATCAATGTAGCAGGGTAGCTGGCAACACATCATAGTGTTTAAAAACCCACTTCAATTAAAATGCTTAGAAATTTCAAGCAGAAAAAATGACTTATCCTACTAGAATACAGGAAAGTGATAATAGAGTACTAATAAGTTAACAGCTTACAGCTGGATGTAACTGCATTCTGGTAGTAGCTCCAGTCAACGGGTCTTTGAATAAATACACCAGCAGCAGGAACACGAGGTAATGACCCAGGGTGCGGAATGGATGATAATTGTGCACCACCAGTTTTATACCAAGATATATGTGCTGCACAATAGTTTTTCAAGTACCAATGAAAACCAGCAGAAATTTCCACCCCACTTACTCCAAGTATCCTGACCACAAGTAATGACAAACACGAAGCCGTTAAGCCCTGTCTGGTTTCTGTATGTAAAAActaacacatgcatgcatgcattgcgTAGAAACATAATTTATGAGAAACTAGAATGGTGTTGCTGAGACATACAAAACTTGCAAGTCTCAACTAACATAGCAGATGGCATGTTACCCCTGCACATTTGGAGCAGGCATAACCGCTTAAGTATAAGCCAATTGCACAAGCAAAAAGGATTAGCACATGATTCTAGTGGAATCTGCTGAGGCCCAAAATTTGTGTAGGCAACTGCTTTTTGGATAGGTTATAATAAACAAAAATCAGAAGAGTTCTGATATAGAAACACAAGAGAATGTACAGCCAGGCATGCTAGTTCACTAAATCATTTTTTGGTGCATGTCACACCTCTTAATGCCTTAATGGATGTCATACAATCAAGAGTAAATGTAATCAACTCATCGTGAGCTAAAAGAAGATATGGCTATAAATTCATTGTTTGCATATGTAGATATGCAGATTTAACAACAACAGTTCACCTAAAGCATCAAATTTATGAACATAACAGCAAATAAAAAATGCTAAGACAATAACGCATGAACATGGTCCTCTTGCATCAAGAGAAACAGAAAAAATTGTAAATGTCAGGCAAGCTGAAGATATAATTTGCAATTACTGATAAAGTACAAAGGGGAACATACAATATTTCAGGAGTCCCTTCTCCATCAAACAACGGGTGATTGCTAATGATGAAGCATGCCTTCCCGCCACATTGCTCCTATCAATGCAGTGTAGTATATTGTGAACCCTTGTCATCAGTAAGTAAAACAAAACATTATGAGCTTGCCTAGGTAGAATTATAAATCAACAGGGTCATTACAAAAAGGCAAACAGTGTACATGCATTTTGTGGGTATGGTTCAGTTTTGACTTTTGACAGCTAAAATGGATATTGACAACTCACTACATCGATGGACTACTGTATGGTTTTCCCGTCACGCTTCGTTGGCTTACGATTCTAGCCCACATTCTCACTGCACCTTTATCTCTCGGCAAACTCTATTTATACAGCACTTGCCAACATTCAAGACCTCACGACTCCCAAGCAGCGAAGCACGCGTACCTTGGAGATGATCCTGAACTCGAAGCTGGCGGAGTGTGAGGGGAGGATCCGCTCGAGAagcccgcgcgcggcggcctcctgctcggccgacgacgagccctcccggcggtggagctcgcggaCGCGGTCGAGATGCGGGAACCGCCGATCGGAGCATCTCACCCTCGGAACGGCGCAGGCGATCACGACGACCAGCAGGAGCGTGAGGAAACGGGAAGCGGGGCCGGAGGAGGGCCGcatcgccgcggccgcggggtgGGGAGTgaggggaggaagggggagggTTGGAGTGGCGAGTGGGACTCCGCGGACGGCATGGCGACGGTTTTAACTAAGCAGAGGCGAGGTGGTTGGCGATTGGAAAATGGAAGGCGACAGCGAAAGGGCGAGGGGTTCGGGAGACGGCGACGGGGGTTTGGGGACGGCAATGGTGACTtggtgaggactgaggagaAGATGACAAGAGCGGCAGGCCGCGCGCGGGAGGGGACGAGGAGGAAGGTAGGGTGGGGCCGTGACGTCAGTCAAGCCGTTTCCGCTTTTGTTTGTCTTTTCCGGGTGTTTGGAAACCTTTTTAAATTGAGAGTTGAGACGGGGACAGAATTCTGATCCTTTTCTGCGACATACTATAGCTTACCATTTTGCCTTggtttttttaaacaaaaatcacaaactatgccTAATGTGCCTTCTCCCGTAGCAAGAGGCTGAAATATAAAATGCAGAAGCGATGGGGGTACGGCCTTTGTGCGGCAGTTTTGATTTGCATAGTGGATTCTGTGTCACTGGACACCGAGGACCGAGCTTTAGTTTAGATTCAAGGACGGCTGATATTAGCTATCATAAGAAGATACCAAGCTTTGCGATGTTAACAACTTTGTTGGTATTCTAAAGTACATACCTGTGCAAAAGTCGAGTTTATCCAGTATAATCTGAAAACACAGAGCATCAAGCCAAAATATTATAGACTTTTTTTAACTCCAAATCGAACGCGTCTCGCATTGCAAGTAGTCGACCAGCACAAAAGGTGCAAGTACTGGGCTCGTGCCCAGCCAGTAACATTGTCGGCCTCGAGGCCCAGATCTTGTACCAAGGGGGCCTGTGCCATAGATTTTGGGCTTGAGGGAGAAAAGAGTGGGTGGCCTTGCTCAtcagattcttttttttttttttgaaaggaagcTCATCAGATTCTTGAGGAATGATTTACTGACCAATGTTTATTCAGGTTACTCTGATCAAATTCAGCGCACAAATAAAAGCATCCATGATCCCAAGAGCTGTATTTATTCCTTCATGTTATTTTGGTGAAGTAGTGCTACAACCGTTCGAAGCAGACTACGACATGATAGAAGGAACATTTCTGCAGACCACAACACACTGCACGCGCTGATCACTGACCACGGCACTACCAAGGCTGACACCACAGTGACTGATACATCCTCTGCTGTTACTTCAGTTCGCCTTccggcagttggccctgacctGCCCGCCGGATCCAGTGACGACGCCGATGCCGCCCATCTTCACCATGGCGTCGCGGAAGTCGTCGAAGAACCCGGTCATGTCCGATGCGTAGGCGGTGGTCTGCTTGTCCGCGGAGCCCCCGTTGAACAACTGCTGGTCCGAGTGCAGCAGGCCCTTGTTCCGCAGCAGGTTCTTGTAGTAGAAGTTGTCGAAGACGTAGGACGTGGACGGGTCCAGCGGCGAGGTGTTGTCATCGCCGTTGCCGTCCGCGCTCGGGCACCGCGGCTTCAGCGACGACGCCAGCGACGCGTCCAGGCTGGTGGTCTCGTTGTAGAGGCGGCCGCGGAAGTTGAGGCACCGCGCCTGCCCGATCGTGTGCCCGCCCGAGAGCGCGATCATGTCGGTCGCGCTCAGGCCCTTCTTGGAGAAGGCCTTGATCAGGTCGCCGAGGTCCAAGGTCGGCGCCGGGAGGTCGTTGTTGGCGTCGTCAAGGCTCGCCGTCGTCCCGTCCCGACGGCCGAGCTCCACGTCCCACGTCGGCCCGCCAAGCTGCAGAGGCGACAGTTTAGTTTGTAGCCATGCATGGGAAGAAATAATTAGTACTTGTCTCGATGATAATTGTGCATGCGATGCTTACGGCGACGACGGAATCGCGGGCGGCCAcggcgaggatgtcggcgcaggagaccgTCAGGTTGCAGGCGTCCTCAAGCTGCTTCTTGATGTCGTCAACCACTTCGAACCCGCGGAGCGAGTTCTTGTTCGGCACCGCGGTCTTCTCGCCGGTGAAGCCTGGGGCGTCGTCGAGCAGCACTGACCCGTCGCAGCCCTGTAAAGTTCATTTGCAGTCAACTGTTAGTCCACGAAAGACACTACATGATTTTACTCGGAGACTAAACGATCTGTTAGAAATGACAGAGAGTTGTTTGAAAATTGAAGCACGCCGCAGAGTGCGCGCCACATTTTAACTGAACTGACTGTACACCGCCGCACTGTCCCGCACCTGTGCATGCTACGCATCTATTCTCCGTGTGCAAACAGTGCAAGATTCTAACTCAATTTTCGTTAATTTGCTTCAATTGCTGGTTCGATTTGTAAGACGCTAACTTTGCTAAGAAGGAAAGACAGAAACTCCTAATAAACATTGTGCATACTGGAGTTTCAGAAGAAAAATGGAAGGCTGAAGAAAAAACTGAAGGTGGCTTATGGCACTTGCATTGACAAAGCAGTCGTGGAAATGGAGGCGGAGCAGGGACGCCCCCATGCGGGACTCCTTGGAGACGGCAGCTCTCACGGCGGATTCGATGATGTCGAGCGCGTCGGGGCATGTCTCCTCGTAGAAATCGGTGGAGAGCTGCGCCGAGACAGCAGCCGCAGCGAACAGCAGGGCCAGGGTATAGAAAGCTAGGGAATGCATGGAAGCCATTGCGTGCTGATAACTAGAACTTGCTAAGCACAGAGAACTCTGAGACTTCAGTGGTCAGTGGGCACTGCGGCTGCAAGGATAGCTCAACGCGCCCTGGTATTTATAGGCATCGCGGTATCAGCATGCTAGTTCTCGTACTGCACTCGTAGTGCCTCCTGCCATCTACAGTTTGGACATTGTTTAACTTAGTGGTGTACAGCC from Setaria italica strain Yugu1 chromosome VII, Setaria_italica_v2.0, whole genome shotgun sequence includes the following:
- the LOC101779806 gene encoding peroxidase 4, translating into MASMHSLAFYTLALLFAAAAVSAQLSTDFYEETCPDALDIIESAVRAAVSKESRMGASLLRLHFHDCFVNGCDGSVLLDDAPGFTGEKTAVPNKNSLRGFEVVDDIKKQLEDACNLTVSCADILAVAARDSVVALGGPTWDVELGRRDGTTASLDDANNDLPAPTLDLGDLIKAFSKKGLSATDMIALSGGHTIGQARCLNFRGRLYNETTSLDASLASSLKPRCPSADGNGDDNTSPLDPSTSYVFDNFYYKNLLRNKGLLHSDQQLFNGGSADKQTTAYASDMTGFFDDFRDAMVKMGGIGVVTGSGGQVRANCRKAN